The Streptomyces sp. NBC_01244 genome contains a region encoding:
- a CDS encoding RNA-guided endonuclease InsQ/TnpB family protein produces the protein MKLAVQVKLLPTPGQASALEATLRTCNEAASWVAEVAFTEEAYRNFDLRKHTYAELKGRWGLGAQAAQHVIKKTANAYATLRANLKAGNLGKPGSRRYRQAAGKPLVFRPYAGQPHDDRMLSWQIDRLTVSIWTTSGRLENVHFAAGAEHVAVLSRYRQGESDLLYRDGAWFLSATCEVPEAQPNNDPVDFLGVDLGIVNIATTSDGETMAGRRLNHLRGRDLKLRAKLQRKGTKSAKRRAQRRRRKEARRIRDVNHKIAKHIVAEAERTGRGIGLENLTGIRERVRLRKPQRAMVHTWAFAQLGNFIAYKARRSGVPVVYVDPAHTSRTCSRCGHIDKANRVSQARFACRSCGFVDHADRNGSRNIRARAQMLWRSGAQSPAPAVPHQRDGRTQTAHHSQ, from the coding sequence GTGAAGCTGGCGGTGCAGGTCAAGCTGCTGCCGACGCCCGGGCAGGCGTCGGCCCTTGAGGCGACCTTGCGGACATGCAACGAGGCCGCATCGTGGGTCGCGGAGGTTGCGTTCACGGAGGAGGCCTACCGGAATTTCGACCTGCGCAAGCACACCTATGCCGAGCTAAAAGGCCGGTGGGGGCTGGGGGCACAAGCCGCGCAGCATGTGATCAAGAAGACCGCCAACGCCTACGCGACACTGCGGGCTAATCTAAAGGCCGGGAACCTCGGCAAGCCCGGATCGCGACGCTACCGCCAGGCGGCGGGGAAGCCGCTCGTGTTTCGGCCGTACGCCGGGCAGCCGCACGACGACCGGATGCTGTCCTGGCAGATCGACAGACTCACCGTTTCGATATGGACGACCAGCGGACGCCTTGAGAACGTCCACTTCGCCGCTGGTGCCGAACACGTCGCCGTGCTGTCCCGGTACCGGCAGGGCGAGTCAGATCTGCTGTACCGGGACGGGGCCTGGTTCCTGTCCGCGACGTGCGAAGTGCCGGAAGCCCAGCCGAACAACGATCCGGTGGACTTTCTGGGTGTGGATCTCGGGATCGTCAACATCGCGACGACGTCGGACGGTGAGACCATGGCCGGACGGAGGCTGAACCACCTCCGGGGCCGGGATCTCAAGCTGCGGGCCAAGCTGCAGCGCAAGGGAACCAAGTCCGCCAAGCGCCGCGCGCAGCGCAGGCGCCGCAAGGAAGCCCGGCGCATCCGGGACGTCAACCACAAGATCGCCAAACACATCGTGGCCGAGGCTGAACGCACCGGGCGCGGAATCGGTCTGGAGAACCTGACCGGGATCCGCGAACGGGTACGGCTGAGGAAGCCCCAACGGGCCATGGTGCACACCTGGGCCTTCGCCCAGCTCGGCAACTTCATCGCCTACAAGGCCCGACGGTCCGGAGTGCCGGTGGTGTACGTCGACCCGGCGCACACCTCCCGCACCTGCTCCCGGTGCGGCCACATCGACAAGGCGAACCGGGTCTCACAGGCCCGCTTCGCCTGCCGGTCCTGCGGATTCGTTGATCACGCAGACCGCAACGGCTCCCGCAACATCCGCGCACGCGCGCAGATGCTGTGGCGAAGCGGGGCCCAGTCACCGGCCCCGGCCGTCCCGCACCAGCGAGACGGCCGGACGCAGACGGCGCACCACAGCCAGTGA
- a CDS encoding aspartate-semialdehyde dehydrogenase, with protein sequence MRVGIVGATGQVGGVMRGILAERKFPVDELRLFASARSAGSTLEWEGREITIEDASTADYSGLDIVLFSAGGATSKALAEKVASQGAVVIDNSSAWRRDPEVPLVVSEVNPHAIKNRPKGIIANPNCTTMAAMPVLRPLHDEAGLTALIATTYQAVSGSGLAGVAELKGQACAVSEAADQLTFDGDAVEFPEPAVYKRPIAYNVIPLAGSIVDDGSFETDEEQKLRNESRKILEIPELKVSGTCVRVPVFAGHSLQVNVRFARPLSVERAYELLKDAPGVELSEIPTPLQAAGKDASYVGRIRLDETTENGLALFLSNDNLRKGAALNAVQIAELVAEELRG encoded by the coding sequence GTGAGGGTCGGAATCGTCGGAGCCACCGGACAGGTCGGCGGAGTCATGCGCGGCATCCTGGCCGAGCGCAAGTTCCCGGTGGACGAGCTGCGGCTGTTCGCCTCGGCCCGCTCGGCCGGCTCCACCCTCGAGTGGGAGGGCCGGGAGATCACCATCGAGGACGCCTCCACGGCCGACTACTCCGGCCTGGACATCGTGCTCTTCTCCGCGGGCGGCGCCACCTCCAAGGCCCTCGCCGAGAAGGTCGCCTCGCAGGGCGCCGTCGTGATCGACAACTCCTCCGCCTGGCGCCGCGACCCCGAGGTCCCCCTCGTCGTCTCCGAGGTCAACCCGCACGCGATCAAGAACCGCCCCAAGGGCATCATCGCGAACCCGAACTGCACCACGATGGCCGCGATGCCGGTGCTGCGCCCGCTGCACGACGAGGCCGGTCTGACCGCGCTGATCGCCACCACCTACCAGGCCGTGTCCGGCTCGGGCCTGGCGGGCGTCGCCGAGCTCAAGGGCCAGGCCTGCGCGGTCTCCGAGGCCGCCGACCAGCTGACCTTCGACGGCGACGCGGTGGAGTTCCCCGAGCCCGCCGTCTACAAGCGGCCGATCGCCTACAACGTGATCCCGCTCGCGGGCTCGATCGTGGACGACGGCTCCTTCGAGACCGACGAGGAGCAGAAGCTCCGCAACGAGTCCCGCAAGATCCTGGAGATCCCGGAGCTCAAGGTCTCGGGCACCTGCGTGCGCGTGCCGGTCTTCGCCGGCCACTCCCTCCAGGTCAACGTCCGCTTCGCCCGTCCGCTGAGCGTCGAGCGCGCCTACGAGCTGCTGAAGGACGCCCCGGGCGTCGAGCTCTCGGAGATCCCGACCCCGCTGCAGGCCGCGGGCAAGGACGCCTCGTACGTGGGCCGCATCCGCCTCGACGAGACCACCGAGAACGGCCTCGCGCTGTTCCTCTCCAACGACAACCTCCGCAAGGGCGCCGCGCTGAACGCGGTCCAGATCGCGGAGCTGGTCGCGGAGGAGCTGCGCGGCTGA
- a CDS encoding DUF1203 domain-containing protein, whose product MTTHTALAITPPVLATLRTLDDAGRPCTPYEDPEGGAPLRCCLRRSAPGERIALVAYAPLRRWAAATGVDPGAYDEQGPVFIHAADCGGPAPETGLPFAHPGALRTARRYDAAGHILGGRVLDLAENPDAVVGQALTEAFEDPRTALVHVRAAEYGCYLFEVRRA is encoded by the coding sequence ATGACCACCCACACCGCGCTCGCCATCACCCCTCCCGTCCTGGCCACCCTGCGCACCCTCGACGATGCCGGGCGCCCCTGCACGCCCTACGAGGACCCGGAGGGCGGCGCCCCGCTGCGCTGCTGCCTGCGCCGCAGCGCCCCCGGCGAACGGATCGCCCTCGTCGCGTACGCCCCGCTGCGCCGCTGGGCCGCCGCGACCGGCGTCGACCCGGGGGCCTACGACGAGCAGGGCCCGGTGTTCATCCACGCCGCCGACTGCGGCGGACCGGCCCCGGAGACCGGCCTCCCCTTCGCCCACCCCGGCGCCCTGCGCACGGCCCGCCGCTACGACGCCGCGGGCCACATCCTCGGCGGGCGGGTGCTCGACCTCGCCGAGAACCCGGACGCGGTGGTCGGGCAGGCGCTGACGGAGGCCTTCGAGGACCCGCGGACCGCGCTCGTCCACGTCCGAGCGGCCGAGTACGGCTGCTACCTCTTCGAGGTCCGCCGGGCGTAG
- the pepN gene encoding aminopeptidase N: MPGTNLTREEAQQRAKLLSVDSYEIELDLSGAQEGGTYPSVTTVRFQSAEAGAETFIDLVAPAVHEVVLNGKSLDVAAVFRDSRIALAHLAAGANELRVVADCAYTNTGEGLHRFVDPVDEQAYLYTQFEVPDARRVFASFEQPDLKATFRFTVTAPAGWTVISNSPRDIPLGADAPADNVWRFEPTPRISTYITALIVGPYHSVHSSYEGADGQSVPLGIYCRPSLAEFLDADAIFDVTRQGFTWFQEKFAYDYPFAKYDQLFVPEFNAGAMENAGAVTFRDQYVFRSKVTDAAYESRAETILHELAHMWFGNLVTMEWWNDLWLNESFATYTSIACQAYAEGSKWPQAWTSFANSMKTWAYRQDQLPSTHPIMADIRDLDDVLVNFDGITYAKGASVLKQLVAYVGQDAFFKGVQAYFKAHAFGNTRLSDLLGALEETSGRDLTAWSKAWLETAGINVLRPEIETDENGSITAFAVRQEAPALPAGAQGEPVLRPHRIAVGLYDLADGKLVRGERIELDIDGDLTAVPELIGRTRPAVVLLNDDDLSYAKVRLDEVSLANVTAHLGDFTESLPRALCWASAWDMTRDGELATRDYLALVLSGIGKESDIGVVQSLHRQVKLAVELYADPAWRGQGLAIWTEATLEHLRAAEPGSDHQLAWARAFAATARTEEQLTYLSALLDGSAEVKGLAVDTELRWAFLERLAATGVADEPAIAAELERDRTAAGERHAATARAARPTAEAKAEAWASVVEGDSLPNAVQEAVIGGFVQTDQRELLAPYTAKYFAAVKEVWATRSHEIAQQIAVGLYPSLQVSPETLAATDAWLASAEPNAALRRLVSESRAGVERALTAQAADARA, encoded by the coding sequence GTGCCAGGCACGAATCTGACCCGTGAAGAGGCTCAGCAGCGCGCAAAGCTGCTCAGTGTCGACTCGTACGAGATCGAACTCGATCTCAGCGGCGCGCAGGAGGGTGGCACGTACCCCTCCGTGACCACCGTGCGCTTCCAGTCCGCCGAGGCCGGCGCCGAGACCTTCATCGACCTGGTCGCTCCGGCCGTGCACGAGGTCGTCCTCAACGGCAAGTCGCTCGACGTGGCCGCCGTCTTCCGGGATTCCCGGATCGCGCTCGCGCACCTCGCCGCCGGGGCCAACGAGCTCCGCGTCGTCGCCGACTGCGCGTACACCAACACCGGTGAGGGTCTGCACCGCTTCGTCGACCCGGTCGACGAGCAGGCATACCTGTACACCCAGTTCGAGGTCCCGGACGCGCGCCGCGTGTTCGCGAGCTTCGAGCAGCCCGACCTGAAGGCGACGTTCCGGTTCACCGTGACGGCCCCCGCGGGCTGGACGGTCATCTCGAACTCCCCACGCGACATTCCGCTGGGGGCGGATGCCCCCGCCGACAACGTCTGGCGCTTCGAGCCCACGCCGCGCATCTCCACGTACATCACGGCCCTGATCGTCGGCCCGTACCACTCGGTGCACAGCTCCTACGAGGGCGCGGACGGGCAGTCCGTCCCGCTCGGCATCTACTGCCGTCCCTCGCTCGCCGAGTTCCTCGACGCCGACGCCATCTTCGACGTGACCCGGCAGGGCTTCACCTGGTTCCAGGAGAAGTTCGCGTACGACTACCCCTTCGCGAAGTACGACCAGCTCTTCGTGCCGGAGTTCAACGCGGGCGCGATGGAGAACGCGGGCGCGGTCACCTTCCGCGACCAGTACGTCTTCCGCTCGAAGGTGACGGACGCGGCGTACGAGTCGCGCGCCGAGACGATCCTGCACGAGCTCGCGCACATGTGGTTCGGCAACCTCGTCACCATGGAGTGGTGGAACGACCTGTGGCTGAACGAGTCGTTCGCCACCTACACCTCCATCGCCTGCCAGGCGTACGCGGAGGGCTCGAAGTGGCCGCAGGCCTGGACCTCCTTCGCCAACTCCATGAAGACCTGGGCGTACCGGCAGGACCAGCTGCCCTCCACGCACCCGATCATGGCCGACATCCGTGACCTGGACGACGTCCTGGTCAACTTCGACGGCATCACGTACGCCAAGGGCGCCTCGGTCCTCAAGCAGCTCGTGGCCTACGTCGGCCAGGACGCCTTCTTCAAGGGCGTGCAGGCCTATTTCAAGGCGCACGCCTTCGGGAACACGCGTCTGTCGGACCTGCTGGGCGCCCTGGAGGAGACCTCCGGCCGCGATCTGACGGCCTGGTCGAAGGCGTGGCTGGAGACGGCCGGCATCAACGTCCTGCGCCCGGAGATCGAGACCGACGAGAACGGCTCCATCACCGCCTTCGCCGTCCGCCAGGAGGCCCCGGCGCTGCCCGCCGGCGCCCAGGGCGAGCCGGTCCTGCGCCCGCACCGCATCGCGGTGGGCCTGTACGACCTGGCCGACGGCAAGCTGGTGCGCGGCGAGCGGATCGAGCTGGACATCGACGGCGACCTCACCGCCGTGCCGGAGCTGATCGGCCGGACCCGTCCGGCCGTGGTCCTGCTGAACGACGACGACCTGTCGTACGCCAAGGTCCGCCTCGACGAGGTGTCCCTCGCCAACGTCACCGCGCACCTGGGCGACTTCACCGAGTCGCTGCCGCGCGCGCTGTGCTGGGCCTCGGCCTGGGACATGACCCGCGACGGCGAGCTGGCCACCCGCGACTACCTGGCCCTCGTCCTGTCGGGCATCGGCAAGGAATCGGACATCGGCGTCGTCCAGTCGCTGCACCGCCAGGTCAAGCTGGCCGTGGAGCTGTACGCCGATCCGGCGTGGCGGGGCCAAGGCCTGGCCATCTGGACGGAGGCCACGCTGGAGCACCTGCGTGCGGCCGAGCCGGGCAGCGACCACCAGCTGGCGTGGGCCCGCGCCTTCGCGGCGACGGCCCGTACCGAGGAGCAGCTGACCTATCTGTCGGCGCTGCTGGACGGATCGGCGGAGGTCAAGGGCCTGGCCGTGGACACGGAGCTGCGCTGGGCGTTCCTGGAGCGCCTGGCCGCCACCGGCGTCGCCGACGAGCCGGCCATCGCGGCCGAGCTGGAGCGCGACAGGACCGCGGCGGGCGAGCGGCACGCGGCGACCGCCCGGGCGGCGCGTCCGACGGCGGAGGCCAAGGCCGAGGCCTGGGCTTCGGTCGTCGAGGGCGACTCGCTTCCGAACGCGGTGCAGGAGGCGGTGATCGGGGGCTTCGTCCAGACCGACCAGCGCGAGCTCCTCGCCCCGTACACGGCGAAGTACTTCGCGGCGGTCAAGGAGGTCTGGGCGACCCGCAGCCACGAGATCGCCCAGCAGATCGCGGTGGGGCTCTACCCGTCCCTCCAGGTCTCCCCGGAGACCCTCGCGGCGACGGACGCCTGGCTGGCCTCGGCCGAGCCGAACGCGGCCCTGCGCCGCCTGGTCTCGGAGTCCCGCGCGGGCGTCGAGCGCGCGCTGACCGCCCAGGCGGCCGACGCCCGGGCCTGA